A genome region from Rhinopithecus roxellana isolate Shanxi Qingling chromosome 10, ASM756505v1, whole genome shotgun sequence includes the following:
- the LOC104660328 gene encoding LOW QUALITY PROTEIN: programmed cell death protein 2-like (The sequence of the model RefSeq protein was modified relative to this genomic sequence to represent the inferred CDS: substituted 2 bases at 2 genomic stop codons) yields MATAGARPVELAFAELAPAXLLRSXQFRSRVGVRAPARPRHSFHRGIFSFCCGKPPCYASLRVSRNQLPRKNDFYSYGPPSENPPPETGEFVYLQLKSGAHLCRFCACLGSKTCSRCHKAYYGGKEHQTLDRRLGHKQACAQPDQLNLTTPNHNFLFPEFEIVIEAEDEIMPEVVEKEDYSEIIGSMVKQFQDFIR; encoded by the exons ATGGCTACCGCCGGGGCGCGACCTGTGGAGCTGGCCTTTGCCGAGTTGGCGCCGGCTTGACTGCTGCGCAGCTAGCAGTTCCGCAGCAGGGTGG GTGTACGAGCCCCCGCCAGGCCACGCCACTCCTTCCACCGCGGCATCTTCAGCTTCTGCTGCGGCAAGCCGCCGTGCTATGCCAGCCTACGAGTTTCTAGGAATCAGCTACCcaggaaaaatgatttttattcatATGGGCCACCTTCTGAGAATCCTCCCCCAGAAACAGGAGAATTTGTGTATCTCCAGCTTAAGTCTGGTGCTCATCTCTGCAGGTTTTGTGCCTGTTTAGGCTCCAAAACTTGCTCTAGATGCCACAAAGCGTATTACGGCGGCAAGGAGCATCAGACCCTAGACCGGAGATTGGGACATAAGCAGGCTTGTGCACAACCAGATCAGCTGAACCTTACAACTCCAAACCACAACTTCCTTTTTCCAGAATTTGAAATAGTAATAGAAGCAGAAGATGAGATTATGCCTGAGGTTGTGGAAAAGGAAGATTATTCAGAGATTATAGGGAGCATGGTTAAGCAGTTCCAGGACTTCATTCGTTAA